AGAGGCTCTTCTCCACGGACGGGGCGAAGACGCCCAGCCCGATCACGATCGCGATCCAGACGAGGCCGACGCCTCCCCGGTGCTCGGTCACCCAGACCCCGAGCCGCCCGAGGGGGCCGGGCCGCCAGGTGTGCGAGGCCGCCTCCGGTGCGGCCGATGTCGTCTGCGCCACGGTGGCGCCTCCTTTCGAGTTATCCCCCCGGGGGGTTAGGATCAGGACAGTAGCAGATCCCCCCGGGGGGATAGTGAATCGACAGGAGAACCCGATGGACAGCACCGACTTCACGCTGGGAGCCACCCTCGATGCGTCGTACGACGAGACGGTGGCGCGCGTGCGCGCCCTGCTCGCCGACGCCGGCTTCGGCGTCCTGACGGAGATCGACATCCGCGCCACGCTCCAGGCCAAGCTCGGCGTGGAGGTGCCCGCACAGCTGATCCTCGGCGCCTGCCGGCCCGAGCTGGCCCACCGTGCCCTGCAGGTCGAGCCGCGCGTGGCGGCGCTGATGCCGTGCAATGTCGTCGTCGCCGACGCAGGGGAGGGGCGCACCCGCGTCGATGTCATGGACCCTGCGCTGATCGCCTCACTGGCGCCGGACCCCCGGCTCGCCGAGGTGGCCGCCGAGGGTCGTGCCCGGCTGACCGGGATGATGGAGGCACTGACCGCGACTGCAGCACCTGACGGGAGCAACCGATGAAGCTGGAGCCTGA
Above is a genomic segment from Nocardioides aromaticivorans containing:
- a CDS encoding DUF302 domain-containing protein, with the translated sequence MDSTDFTLGATLDASYDETVARVRALLADAGFGVLTEIDIRATLQAKLGVEVPAQLILGACRPELAHRALQVEPRVAALMPCNVVVADAGEGRTRVDVMDPALIASLAPDPRLAEVAAEGRARLTGMMEALTATAAPDGSNR